A genomic region of Maridesulfovibrio bastinii DSM 16055 contains the following coding sequences:
- a CDS encoding transposase: MLKKSDQKQVTVELVTIEELVPENHLLRKINKFIDFSFIREKTKHLYCENNGRPAIDPVVLFKMLFIGYIFGIRSERRLVKEIQV; this comes from the coding sequence ATGTTAAAAAAATCTGATCAAAAGCAAGTCACTGTTGAGCTAGTAACAATTGAAGAGCTGGTTCCTGAAAACCATTTACTTCGAAAAATAAATAAGTTTATCGACTTTTCATTTATTCGAGAGAAGACCAAGCATCTTTACTGTGAGAACAATGGTCGTCCAGCAATTGATCCAGTTGTTCTTTTTAAGATGTTATTTATTGGGTATATATTTGGAATTCGCAGTGAGAGGCGTCTTGTCAAAGAAATACAAGTCAA